The Pseudomonas leptonychotis genomic sequence CGACCAGAATGACAATGCCAAGCAAGGCCAGCACGGGCGCTTCATTAAACCAGCGGTAGAACACATGGCCGCGTTGATTCTCGCCACGGGTAAACGCCTTGATCTGGGCGCCGCACATAAACTGGTAGACCACCAGCAGCAGCACCAGGCTCAGCTTGGCGTGCATCCAGCCCTGGCTGAAGTAGTGGCTGGGGTTAAGGCTGATCAGCCACAGGCCCAGGCCGACGGTGAGAATCAGCGACGGCCACATGATCCCGCGATACAGCTTGCGTTCCATGATGCAGAAGCGCTCGCGGCTGACCTCATCGGTGCTCATGGCGTGGTAGACGAACAGGCGCGGCAGATAGAACAGGCCGGCGAACCAGCACACCATAGCGATGATGTGGAAAGCCTTGAGCCACAGATAGAGCATTGTTTGCACTCGTCGCAGGAAATTGCCCCCGATAGTAGTGGTCGTGGGCCACCTCGTCACCATTCCAGGCGCTCAAGTGTTGGCCCCTGGCCGAAGCGGCCGTATCATCGGCAGCTTTCCACTGCTGGTATTACAAAGGGGCAAGTGATGATCAAGGTCGGAATCGTCGGCGGCACGGGTTATACCGGCGTCGAGCTGTTGCGTTTATTGGCGCAGCACCCGCAAGCACAGGTTGAGGTGATTACCTCGCGCTCCGAGGCGGGCATGCGTGTCGATGAGATGTATCCGAACCTGCGCGGTCATTACGACAACCTGGCCTTTAGCGTGCCGGATGCCGTTACGTTAGGCGCTTGCGATGTGGTGTTCTTCGCTACGCCGCACGGGGTGGCCCATGCCTTGGCCGGTGAGTTACTGGCAGCCGGTACCAAAGTGATCGACCTGTCCGCCGATTTTCGTTTGCAGGATGCCGATGAATGGGCCAAGTGGTACGGCCAGCCGCACGGCGCCCCGGACTTGCTACCTGAGGCGGTTTACGGGCTGCCTGAAGTCAACCGTGAGACGATCAAGCAGGCGCGCCTGATTGCCGTGCCAGGCTGTTATCCCACCGCTGCACAGTTGGCGCTGATTCCGCTGCTGGAAGCGGGTTTGGCCGATACCACGCAGATTATTGCTGACTGCAAATCCGGCGTCAGTGGTGCCGGGCGTGGTGCCAGTGTCGGTTCACTGTTCAGCGAAGCAGGCGAAAGCATGAAGGCCTACGGGGTTAAAGGTCATCGCCACTTGCCGGAAATCCGCCAGGGGCTGCGCCGGGCTGCAGGTAAAGATGTGGGGCTGACGTTTGTGCCGCACCTAACGCCGATGATCCGCGGTATTCACGCCACGCTTTACGCCACCGTAGTGGATCGCTCGGTGGACCTGCAGGCGCTGTTCGAGAAGCGTTATGCCAATGAGCCTTTTGTGGATGTGATGCCTGCAGGCAGCCATCCGGAAACCCGCAGCGTGCGTGGGGCCAACGTCTGTCGTATTGCCGTGCACCGGCCGCAGGATGGTGACCTGGTGGTGGTGTTGTCAGTGATCGATAACCTGGTCAAAGGCGCGTCGGGTCAGGCGGTACAGAACATGAACATCCTTTTCGGTCTTGATGAGCGCCTAGGCCTTTCCCATGCAGGCATGCTGCCCTGATGGCAGGTTGGGAAGTTCAGCCAAGCGATCCGGGGCGCGCCCGGCGCCGGCGCATGCTCGTCGTGCTGCTGGTGCTGTGTATTCCTCTGGCATTCTATGCAGGCACTTGCTGGCAGCAGCGTATACAGCCTGCGGTGAGTGAGGTGCAGCCTGCCGTGGCAGTGCATGATGAGCAGCTGAATCGCGAACTCGATGAGTTGCGTCAGCGCGTGGCGGTGCTCAGTAGCGTGGAAAAAGTCAGCCAGCAAGCCACCGAGCAGAGCCGTCTGACTATCAAACTGTTGGAGGAGCAAATCTACACACAGCAACAGGATCTGGCCTTCTATAAAGGTGTTCTGGCGCCTGCCAGCCGTCGCGAAGGGCTGCGCATCAAGACCTTTGAGCTGCAGGCCACGGACAGGCCTGAGCATTTCCGCTACAAGATACTCCTGAGCCGTGTAGGTAAAGGTGAGGCGCCGCTGGAGGGCCAGTTGCAGGTGTCGATCGTCGGCAAGCAGGGCGAACAGGATGTCACGCTCGAGCTGGCGGATCTGGGCGCAGACTTGCCCGATGCCCTACCTGAGCAGCCGATAGCCTTCGCCTTCAAGCACTTCCAGGCCATACCCGAGGCTGGGCGCTTCGCTGAGTTGAAGTTGCCTGAGGGTTTTATCCCGCGCGAGATCAAGGTGCGTGCCGAGGTAAAGGGCGAGAAACCTTTGCTGCGCACATTCAAATGGAACAAAGAGGAGTGACTGTTCCTTATGTGGAATAAAGACAAAGCACGTACTGACGTGCAGCGTTTCGCCGGTAAGACCAGCCTGATTGCGGTGGGTGCTGAGCTGCATGGTGATCTGCGCTTTCAAGGCGCTGTACAAGTTGATGGCAAGGTCGTCGGCAATCTAGTAGCCAGCGAGGGCATGGTGCGCGTCAGCGTGCAGGGCCGGGTTGAAGGTGAGATCCGCGCCCCCCATATAGTGATTGATGGTGAAGTGGTCGGCGATGTGCATGCCAGTGGCCACCTTGAGCTGGGCGCGCGGGCGCGAGTGCGTGGCAATCTGTATTACGCATTGATGGAAATGGCCATGGGCGCGCAAATCGAAGGCCGGCTCTGCCGCCTGCAAGACGAAGCGCGGCCGCTGGAGTTGCCGCAAAGTCTCGATGACGCACAATAGTTGACCGCTTTTGTAGGGTAAGCGGATAATGCCGATCAGAATGCAGTATGGCGCTTAGCGCCGGGAGTTAATCAGCATGAGCGTTGAAACCTTCATCCCTAGCGCGATGCAATTTACGCAGGGCGCGGCGAACAAGGTGAAGAACCTGGTCGATGAAGAAGGCAACCCGCGTTTGAAATTGCGTGTGTTTGTAACGGGAGGCGGCTGTTCCGGCTTTCAGTACGGCTTCACCTTCGACGAAGAAGTGGCAGATGACGACACCATCATTGAGCGCGAAGGCGTTAGCCTGGTGGTCGATCCGATGAGCTTCCAGTACCTGGCGGGTGCCGAAGTTGATTACCAAGAAGGGTTGGAGGGTTCGCGTTTCGTCATCAACAACCCAAACGCGACCACGACCTGCGGTTGTGGCTCTTCGTTCTCGATCTGATCTGCAGCCTGTTCAAGCGAACGCCGTGCCTTGTGCACGGCGTTTTTGTTTCTGGGTGTCGCAGATTTGAACAGGTGACTAAGCAGGGTAAATCGCGCCGAGCACTCGCAGGCCGCGAGCGCCGGTGACGCTTGGCCGGTTGGCGGGAATGCCTTCGAGGCAGCAGTGTGCCAGCCAGGCAAAGGCCATGGCCTCCACCCAGTCGGCGGGCACGCCATGGGCATCGGTACTGCTCACTTGGCTGTTTGGCAGTAGCTGCGCAAGGCGGTGCATCAGCGTGTGATTGTGCGCGCCGCCGCCACAAACGAGCAATCGCTCGGTGTCCTGCTGAGCGGATTTGAGCGCGTCGGTAATGCTG encodes the following:
- the hemJ gene encoding protoporphyrinogen oxidase HemJ, coding for MLYLWLKAFHIIAMVCWFAGLFYLPRLFVYHAMSTDEVSRERFCIMERKLYRGIMWPSLILTVGLGLWLISLNPSHYFSQGWMHAKLSLVLLLVVYQFMCGAQIKAFTRGENQRGHVFYRWFNEAPVLALLGIVILVVVRPF
- the argC gene encoding N-acetyl-gamma-glutamyl-phosphate reductase — protein: MIKVGIVGGTGYTGVELLRLLAQHPQAQVEVITSRSEAGMRVDEMYPNLRGHYDNLAFSVPDAVTLGACDVVFFATPHGVAHALAGELLAAGTKVIDLSADFRLQDADEWAKWYGQPHGAPDLLPEAVYGLPEVNRETIKQARLIAVPGCYPTAAQLALIPLLEAGLADTTQIIADCKSGVSGAGRGASVGSLFSEAGESMKAYGVKGHRHLPEIRQGLRRAAGKDVGLTFVPHLTPMIRGIHATLYATVVDRSVDLQALFEKRYANEPFVDVMPAGSHPETRSVRGANVCRIAVHRPQDGDLVVVLSVIDNLVKGASGQAVQNMNILFGLDERLGLSHAGMLP
- a CDS encoding DUF6776 family protein, which encodes MLVVLLVLCIPLAFYAGTCWQQRIQPAVSEVQPAVAVHDEQLNRELDELRQRVAVLSSVEKVSQQATEQSRLTIKLLEEQIYTQQQDLAFYKGVLAPASRREGLRIKTFELQATDRPEHFRYKILLSRVGKGEAPLEGQLQVSIVGKQGEQDVTLELADLGADLPDALPEQPIAFAFKHFQAIPEAGRFAELKLPEGFIPREIKVRAEVKGEKPLLRTFKWNKEE
- a CDS encoding bactofilin family protein produces the protein MWNKDKARTDVQRFAGKTSLIAVGAELHGDLRFQGAVQVDGKVVGNLVASEGMVRVSVQGRVEGEIRAPHIVIDGEVVGDVHASGHLELGARARVRGNLYYALMEMAMGAQIEGRLCRLQDEARPLELPQSLDDAQ
- the erpA gene encoding iron-sulfur cluster insertion protein ErpA; translation: MSVETFIPSAMQFTQGAANKVKNLVDEEGNPRLKLRVFVTGGGCSGFQYGFTFDEEVADDDTIIEREGVSLVVDPMSFQYLAGAEVDYQEGLEGSRFVINNPNATTTCGCGSSFSI